A region from the Beduinella massiliensis genome encodes:
- a CDS encoding DDE-type integrase/transposase/recombinase → MSKSITQDMAYRQSLMKYAEKYGVSRASRKYNKSRSYIYFWKARWDGSMASLACQSRRPHSHPNQHTEAELKLIRDMRRRDPKLGMVELWHRLRRRGYTRRPESLFRVMRKLGLFPQAEKKPAYRPKPYEQMTYPGQRVQVDVKVVPRRCIADPELRLFQYTAMDEFTRLRFLAAYPEQSTYSSADFLKRLFKWYARRGIRVECVQTDNGFEFTNRFSNSKRNQVTLFEKTAADLGIRHKLIKPYTPRHNGKVERSHREDQKLFYNTHSFFSLDDFGGQLAAHQARTNNRPMRPLLWVSPREFLLAFTVQNV, encoded by the coding sequence ATGAGCAAGAGTATAACACAGGACATGGCATATCGGCAATCCCTGATGAAGTATGCGGAGAAATACGGCGTGAGCCGGGCCAGCCGGAAATACAACAAGAGCCGGTCGTATATCTACTTCTGGAAAGCTCGCTGGGATGGGAGCATGGCCTCCCTGGCCTGCCAGTCCCGGCGTCCCCACAGCCATCCCAACCAGCATACCGAAGCGGAGCTGAAGCTGATCCGGGATATGCGCCGCAGAGATCCCAAACTAGGTATGGTGGAACTGTGGCACCGCTTACGTCGGCGGGGATATACCCGCCGACCGGAGAGCCTCTTCCGCGTGATGCGGAAACTGGGGTTATTCCCACAAGCCGAGAAGAAGCCGGCTTATAGGCCCAAGCCTTATGAGCAGATGACCTATCCTGGACAGCGCGTTCAGGTGGATGTGAAGGTGGTGCCCCGCCGCTGTATCGCGGACCCGGAGCTGCGCCTGTTTCAGTACACTGCCATGGATGAGTTCACCCGACTGCGCTTCCTGGCCGCTTACCCTGAGCAGTCCACCTATTCTTCCGCTGACTTTCTCAAAAGGCTGTTCAAGTGGTATGCCCGCCGGGGTATCCGGGTAGAGTGTGTCCAGACCGACAACGGCTTTGAATTCACCAACCGCTTTTCCAACAGCAAACGCAATCAGGTAACGCTGTTTGAGAAAACGGCTGCTGATCTGGGAATTCGGCATAAGCTCATAAAACCATACACACCTCGCCACAACGGTAAGGTTGAACGCAGTCACAGAGAAGACCAAAAGCTATTCTACAATACCCATTCTTTCTTCTCGCTCGATGACTTTGGTGGGCAGCTAGCTGCCCACCAAGCTCGCACCAACAACAGACCGATGCGCCCTCTCCTTTGGGTTTCGCCTAGAGAGTTCCTTCTTGCTTTCACTGTCCAAAATGTTTGA
- a CDS encoding SH3 domain-containing protein produces the protein MPRTRRMLVSALALALIFVFSTGALAEKAIKKVDPTIKVNKNSFTIRPGIDTEMTLTLSMPGFLSVRTLDKDGGEIETLFTDREYPSGPSSFAWNCARQDDGSFYPDGEYRLGFTLRDEFGNVSKESTVKIKTGQPRPVVSNVQFSNENKKKPWTFTVDLSMNGSVRLDIFNATNLDNSIYEIDGIEKAKAGTATIAWDGKIVEKEDNKVVDSYSLSPGNYAVRVVLIDKDDEESDDEPIFITVVDDKDMTPYITGTEPEITPEPEEEEEPASEDDEEEDDSGDVMDAEDDGKDAEKTTSKSAKDTGNDDDRTIGKAIKNDVNVRSKPTKKGVRITRLRLNETATILDTVTDDDGETWYYIHTRGGDEGYVLGSLIEIQ, from the coding sequence ATGCCTCGAACCCGTCGCATGCTCGTTTCCGCGCTGGCGCTCGCGCTGATCTTCGTCTTTTCGACCGGCGCGCTCGCGGAAAAAGCCATTAAAAAGGTCGATCCCACCATCAAGGTGAACAAAAATTCATTTACGATCCGCCCCGGCATCGATACGGAAATGACGCTGACGCTCAGCATGCCCGGCTTCCTCTCCGTCAGGACGCTGGACAAGGACGGGGGCGAAATCGAAACCCTCTTCACCGACCGGGAATACCCCAGCGGCCCGAGCAGCTTTGCCTGGAACTGCGCCAGACAGGACGACGGCTCGTTCTACCCTGACGGTGAATACCGTCTCGGTTTCACGCTGCGCGACGAATTCGGCAACGTCTCCAAGGAGTCGACCGTGAAGATCAAGACCGGTCAGCCCCGCCCCGTCGTATCCAACGTCCAGTTCAGCAACGAAAATAAGAAAAAGCCCTGGACGTTCACCGTCGATCTGTCGATGAACGGATCCGTGCGGCTCGATATCTTCAACGCGACCAACCTCGACAACAGCATATACGAGATCGACGGCATCGAAAAGGCTAAAGCCGGCACGGCGACGATCGCCTGGGACGGCAAGATCGTCGAAAAAGAGGACAACAAGGTCGTAGATTCCTACTCCCTTTCTCCTGGCAACTACGCCGTTCGGGTAGTTCTCATCGACAAGGATGACGAGGAAAGCGACGACGAGCCTATCTTCATCACGGTCGTAGACGACAAGGACATGACGCCCTACATCACCGGCACGGAGCCCGAAATCACGCCTGAACCCGAAGAGGAAGAAGAGCCCGCGTCGGAGGATGACGAAGAGGAAGACGATAGCGGCGACGTCATGGACGCTGAGGACGACGGCAAGGATGCTGAAAAGACCACCTCTAAGAGCGCCAAGGATACAGGAAACGACGATGACCGCACCATCGGCAAGGCGATCAAGAACGACGTCAACGTCCGTTCAAAGCCCACCAAAAAAGGGGTACGCATTACACGCCTGCGCCTGAACGAAACGGCCACCATTCTCGATACCGTCACCGATGACGACGGCGAAACTTGGTACTACATCCATACGCGCGGCGGCGACGAAGGCTATGTGCTCGGAAGCCTCATCGAGATTCAATAA
- a CDS encoding SNF2-related protein, producing MNERNEIPAYLQRTGDAEHYYGTLSYNRRSRCWTIKGEPCVTEMAKRLFPGCEGHGRGEARFTAHRRIVGDLNWLMLRYPLRVSERDEKRWEEALTQAQAYAAQRLRAQRMPQSVTPPEAYFEGALRPFQKEGLAWLLANPRALLADEMGLGKTVEAIAFLATTRLLPVMLVVPSHLVRNWERELQRFLKLPGGLRVHVIRGLTPYELPVADVYIVHYLLLRGWKEVLPRLCMQSVIFDEIQELRHAGTEKYSAASLLAESCEHVVGLSGTPIYNKGGEIFNVINILDFHFLGDWESFSREWCYGYGNAIVAKPDLLGEHLRREGLMLRRTKQQVLSELPPKRRLVQEIDADDALYKGVMKAVWEKALRLSDVSLGASERALLAEQVCQGERQATGLSKAPFVAAFVRALLEGGERVLLFAHHHQVMDRYRTELHAFHPVFITGRETQDQKDQAAGAFMSGKTNLCCVSLRAAAGLNLQRATCVVFGELDWSPAVHSQAEDRAHRIGQEDSLLCYYLVSPRGSDQDMQEALGLKVSQFIAIMGDGAPDPSREALASSQARAHMERLVARLMERAKEEIH from the coding sequence ATGAACGAAAGAAACGAAATTCCGGCCTACCTGCAAAGAACTGGCGACGCGGAGCATTACTACGGTACGCTCAGCTACAACCGCCGCAGCCGCTGCTGGACGATCAAGGGCGAACCCTGCGTGACCGAGATGGCCAAGCGCCTGTTTCCGGGCTGCGAAGGGCATGGACGCGGCGAGGCGCGCTTCACGGCGCACCGGCGCATCGTGGGAGACCTGAACTGGCTGATGCTGCGTTATCCCCTGCGCGTGAGCGAGCGGGACGAAAAGCGCTGGGAAGAGGCGCTCACCCAGGCGCAGGCATACGCCGCGCAGCGTCTTCGTGCCCAGCGGATGCCCCAGAGCGTAACGCCCCCGGAGGCATACTTTGAGGGCGCGCTGCGTCCCTTTCAAAAGGAGGGGCTCGCCTGGCTGCTCGCCAATCCCCGCGCGCTGCTTGCGGACGAGATGGGCCTGGGCAAGACGGTGGAGGCGATCGCCTTTTTGGCGACGACGCGGCTTTTGCCGGTAATGCTCGTCGTGCCGTCACACCTCGTACGCAACTGGGAGCGCGAGCTTCAGCGCTTTTTGAAGCTGCCGGGCGGTCTGCGCGTCCACGTCATCCGGGGGCTTACGCCCTACGAACTGCCGGTCGCAGACGTGTACATCGTGCATTATCTGCTCCTGCGCGGGTGGAAGGAGGTCTTGCCGCGCCTTTGCATGCAGTCGGTCATCTTCGACGAAATTCAGGAGCTGCGCCACGCGGGAACGGAAAAATACTCCGCGGCCAGCCTGCTGGCGGAAAGCTGCGAGCACGTCGTGGGTCTCTCGGGCACGCCGATTTACAACAAGGGCGGCGAAATCTTCAACGTCATCAACATCCTGGACTTTCACTTTCTCGGCGACTGGGAGAGCTTCTCGCGCGAATGGTGCTATGGATACGGAAACGCCATCGTCGCCAAGCCGGATCTGCTGGGCGAGCATCTGCGCCGCGAAGGGCTGATGCTGCGCCGAACAAAGCAGCAGGTGCTTTCGGAGCTGCCGCCCAAACGGCGCCTGGTGCAGGAAATCGACGCGGACGACGCGCTGTACAAGGGCGTCATGAAGGCGGTGTGGGAAAAGGCACTGCGGCTGAGCGACGTATCGCTGGGCGCATCCGAGCGCGCGCTGCTGGCGGAGCAGGTCTGTCAGGGTGAAAGGCAGGCGACAGGGCTTTCCAAGGCGCCCTTCGTCGCGGCGTTTGTGCGCGCGTTGCTGGAAGGCGGCGAACGCGTGCTGCTCTTCGCGCACCATCATCAGGTGATGGACCGCTACCGGACGGAGCTGCACGCGTTTCACCCGGTCTTCATTACCGGGCGGGAGACGCAGGATCAGAAGGATCAGGCGGCGGGCGCGTTCATGTCGGGAAAGACGAACCTTTGCTGCGTGTCGCTGCGGGCGGCGGCGGGGCTCAATCTGCAGCGCGCGACCTGCGTGGTGTTCGGTGAACTGGACTGGTCGCCCGCTGTGCACAGCCAGGCGGAGGATCGCGCGCACCGCATCGGTCAGGAGGATTCGCTGCTTTGCTACTATCTTGTCTCGCCGCGCGGATCGGATCAGGACATGCAGGAGGCTTTGGGCCTCAAGGTGAGCCAGTTCATCGCCATCATGGGCGACGGCGCGCCCGACCCATCGCGCGAGGCGCTCGCGAGCTCACAGGCACGCGCGCACATGGAACGGCTCGTCGCGCGGCTCATGGAGAGGGCGAAAGAAGAGATACACTAG
- a CDS encoding DUF550 domain-containing protein, giving the protein MEISVSDILQMQRELQEKYLDKWGGLSPAKAREQLLWMLCECGEVIDVIKKIGDKAIMEDQDVRAHFIEEMVDVLMYFGDVLLCYGISPAEFSEAYLKKHARNMKRDWTVEINRLRENLHEETNRDAGRVKPAE; this is encoded by the coding sequence ATGGAGATTTCCGTAAGTGACATTTTGCAGATGCAGCGGGAACTGCAGGAGAAATACCTGGACAAATGGGGAGGGCTCAGCCCGGCTAAGGCCCGCGAGCAGCTTCTTTGGATGCTCTGCGAGTGCGGCGAGGTGATCGACGTCATCAAGAAGATCGGCGACAAAGCGATCATGGAAGATCAGGACGTCCGCGCGCATTTCATCGAGGAAATGGTCGACGTGCTGATGTACTTTGGGGACGTGCTGCTCTGCTACGGCATCAGCCCTGCGGAATTCAGCGAGGCGTACCTGAAAAAGCACGCCCGCAACATGAAGCGTGATTGGACGGTGGAGATCAACCGCTTGCGGGAAAATCTGCACGAAGAAACGAACAGGGATGCGGGACGGGTGAAACCCGCTGAATGA